The Phycisphaeraceae bacterium genome window below encodes:
- a CDS encoding MFS transporter, whose amino-acid sequence MSDPAPRLSAGLHARLSLMMFLQYAIWGAWLPLLWPFLTGSRGFDAQQVSNIFAVGAVGAIVAPFIAGQIADRYIPTQVFLGVSHLLGAALVWQLAWLESYGSFLLFSLVYSLIYAPTLSLTNSLAFHHLPDRDRDFGKVRLWGTVGWIVVGITLGQWLLRVHTPADGSAAEVLAAQQAGMADAFRLSAVLGGLLGVYCLLGLPATPPSRESHTAAPLRAVKATLRQPLLMLFLISVPVSCIHQFYFVHASGFLAQKQVELGGSRIAEAINAVFGVGGAGLMTLGQVAEVIVIGLIAAYGRGVARKWLLMAGLAAYAVRMAVFAYIDLFPEGAQLPVLMATIPLHGVCFGCFIFVAFMVVDEEAPHDVRASAQSLFNLVFVGLGIIVGSLIAGRVAIWATTDGVISYGRLFWVPMWASLVCLALMGVGYPRKKIDP is encoded by the coding sequence ATGAGTGACCCCGCCCCGCGGCTGTCGGCCGGACTGCACGCACGCCTGTCGCTGATGATGTTCCTCCAGTACGCCATCTGGGGGGCCTGGTTGCCCCTGCTCTGGCCGTTTCTCACCGGGAGTCGCGGGTTTGATGCCCAGCAGGTGAGCAACATCTTCGCCGTCGGGGCCGTGGGCGCGATCGTCGCGCCGTTTATCGCTGGCCAGATCGCAGACCGGTACATCCCGACCCAGGTCTTCCTGGGGGTGAGCCATCTGCTGGGTGCCGCGCTGGTGTGGCAACTGGCCTGGCTCGAGAGTTACGGGTCGTTCCTCTTGTTTTCGCTGGTTTATTCGCTGATCTACGCCCCGACGCTGTCATTGACCAACTCGCTGGCGTTCCACCATCTACCGGACCGTGATCGTGATTTCGGAAAGGTCCGTCTGTGGGGGACAGTCGGCTGGATCGTGGTGGGGATCACGCTGGGACAATGGTTGCTGCGCGTGCACACGCCAGCGGACGGGAGTGCGGCAGAGGTGCTGGCGGCACAGCAAGCGGGCATGGCGGACGCCTTTCGATTGAGCGCGGTGCTGGGCGGATTGCTGGGCGTGTATTGCCTGCTGGGTTTGCCCGCGACCCCGCCCAGCCGGGAGAGCCACACCGCGGCCCCGCTGCGGGCGGTCAAGGCGACGCTACGGCAGCCGTTGCTGATGCTGTTCCTGATCTCGGTGCCGGTGAGCTGCATCCACCAGTTCTATTTTGTGCACGCGTCAGGCTTCCTGGCGCAGAAGCAGGTGGAACTGGGCGGGAGCCGGATCGCGGAGGCGATCAACGCGGTCTTCGGCGTCGGCGGGGCAGGGCTGATGACACTCGGGCAGGTCGCCGAGGTCATCGTGATCGGCCTGATCGCCGCCTACGGGCGTGGGGTGGCGCGCAAGTGGCTGCTGATGGCGGGGCTCGCGGCCTATGCGGTCCGGATGGCGGTGTTTGCGTACATCGATCTGTTCCCGGAGGGGGCGCAGCTGCCGGTGCTGATGGCGACCATCCCACTACACGGCGTGTGCTTCGGCTGCTTCATTTTCGTCGCATTCATGGTCGTCGATGAGGAGGCCCCGCACGATGTCCGGGCGTCGGCCCAGAGCCTGTTCAACCTGGTGTTCGTCGGCCTGGGCATCATCGTCGGCTCGCTGATCGCGGGGCGGGTGGCGATCTGGGCGACCACGGATGGCGTCATCAGTTACGGGCGGCTGTTCTGGGTGCCCATGTGGGCGTCGCTCGTATGCCTAGCGCTGATGGGCGTGGGGTATCCCCGGAAGAAAATCGATCCCTGA
- a CDS encoding anthranilate synthase component I family protein, with protein MPPTPPTHPPARVDADAHREMPVARLGGALTVLHSARPHERWAQRTIVGRAVEAWRLWIDPSGKWAGERLDESGSIVSTQRFAEPFEVLAKLSESRSVWAGYVGYEAGRSLEGDLDAGRDTLGWPVLQVQRLEDVEEFDAGPLPAKILGAQGDWRAGEMRTSMDEAAYSMRVRTIIEAIRRGDLFQTNLTYHLDAEFEGCARAFYADLVKQSPAWFGGLVELLGPEDEPKRVLTSISPELFLEFQGPNVTTRPIKGTASASNEKSLLTSEKDAAELNMIVDVLRNDLGRSAHIGSVRVEQNRHTESHPTISHAVATVTAALRKNVSWVEAMRLASPGGSITGAPKIQAMKLIDHLEPDWRGPYCGSIGYVSGDRACWNIAIRTAAITQDRRTRRGTLRYGVGGGIVADSDPAAEWQETLLKAEALKATLRAAKASQPQEVAHRG; from the coding sequence ATGCCCCCCACCCCCCCCACTCACCCCCCCGCTCGCGTCGATGCAGACGCTCATCGCGAGATGCCGGTGGCACGGCTTGGGGGAGCTCTGACGGTGCTGCACTCGGCACGACCCCACGAGCGCTGGGCCCAGCGGACCATCGTCGGGCGTGCGGTCGAAGCCTGGCGTCTATGGATCGACCCCTCAGGAAAATGGGCAGGAGAACGGCTCGACGAGAGCGGCTCCATCGTAAGTACGCAGCGGTTCGCCGAGCCGTTCGAGGTCCTGGCGAAGCTTTCAGAATCCCGGTCCGTTTGGGCCGGTTATGTCGGTTATGAGGCCGGTCGATCCTTGGAGGGCGATCTGGATGCAGGGAGAGACACCCTGGGCTGGCCGGTGCTCCAGGTCCAACGGCTGGAAGATGTCGAGGAGTTCGACGCTGGGCCTCTGCCCGCAAAAATTCTGGGTGCGCAAGGCGACTGGCGAGCCGGTGAAATGCGCACATCCATGGATGAAGCCGCTTACAGCATGCGCGTGCGCACAATCATCGAGGCGATTCGGCGTGGCGACCTGTTCCAAACCAACCTTACCTATCACTTGGACGCCGAGTTTGAGGGCTGTGCGCGCGCTTTTTATGCCGATCTGGTCAAGCAATCACCCGCCTGGTTTGGCGGGCTGGTCGAGCTGCTCGGACCCGAGGACGAGCCCAAGCGTGTCCTGACATCCATCTCTCCCGAGCTTTTTCTCGAGTTTCAAGGCCCAAACGTCACCACCCGACCCATCAAGGGCACCGCATCCGCATCCAATGAAAAGTCGCTCCTCACCTCCGAAAAGGACGCCGCGGAGCTGAACATGATCGTCGATGTGCTCCGAAACGACCTCGGCCGGAGTGCGCACATCGGCTCCGTGCGCGTCGAGCAGAACCGCCACACCGAATCCCACCCCACCATCTCCCATGCCGTCGCCACAGTCACCGCAGCACTCCGCAAAAACGTGTCCTGGGTCGAAGCGATGCGGCTCGCGTCCCCAGGCGGGTCGATCACCGGCGCACCCAAGATTCAGGCCATGAAACTCATCGATCACCTCGAACCGGACTGGCGCGGGCCCTACTGCGGGTCCATCGGCTACGTCTCAGGCGACCGAGCCTGCTGGAACATCGCCATCCGCACCGCCGCCATCACCCAGGACCGGCGAACCAGACGCGGCACCCTCCGCTACGGCGTCGGCGGCGGGATCGTGGCCGATTCCGATCCCGCCGCAGAGTGGCAGGAGACGCTGCTGAAAGCCGAGGCTCTCAAGGCGACGCTCAGGGCCGCCAAAGCCTCGCAGCCGCAGGAGGTTGCCCATCGTGGATAA